The Gloeobacter morelensis MG652769 genome contains the following window.
AATCGCCCCTGGCCTGCGTCGCCCTGGGCACTGGCCAGGTGCTGGAAAATCCCCAGAAGTGGAGCCGGGTGCTGAGCGCTCAGGCACTGGCGGTCTAAAGGCCGATCCCAGCGGCCGTCGTCAGAAGATCAAGGGTGCCATAATAAACTTATTGAGCTTCTAAGCATATCGATGGCCAATCAACTGCAGGTGCCCAAGCAAAAACTGGCCAAGCCGCCCCTGGCGATTCATACCCTGGGGGACCGGGTCTTGCGCCAGGGCAGCAAACAAATTTCGGGCATCAACGACGAAGTGCGCAAGCTCGCCCAGCAGATGCTCCAGACGATGTACAGCGCCGACGGTGTCGGCCTTGCCGCTCCCCAGGTAGGCGTCAACAAGCGGCTGATCGTCGTTGACATCGATCCAGAAAATGCCGCCCGGCCGCCGCTGGTGCTCGTCAACCCGCTTATCAAGCAATTCAGCAGCGATCTGGCCGTCGATCAAGAAGGCTGCTTGAGCGTGCCCAGCATTTACGCCGA
Protein-coding sequences here:
- the def gene encoding peptide deformylase translates to MANQLQVPKQKLAKPPLAIHTLGDRVLRQGSKQISGINDEVRKLAQQMLQTMYSADGVGLAAPQVGVNKRLIVVDIDPENAARPPLVLVNPLIKQFSSDLAVDQEGCLSVPSIYADVRRPERVVATYRDLNGRPVTLEATGLLARCIQHEIDHLDGVLFVDRVENQIALAPQLVEKGFAVRDVQVRA